The DNA window AAATATATTCGACTAAATCAACGTAATTCATAGATTATAAATTCTGACACATTGAATTCTGCTTCGATTATCCATGAGTTTTCTTTAAGCAAATTTACAATGGCCTCATTTTCATTATTGACATTTTCAATGATTCCTAATACTTGTAAATTTTCAACTTCAAAATCAGCATTAGGTGCAATCGTATGCCCTTCAGGAGTTAGTATGATGTATTTTTTCATTTTAAATTTTTCTATATTTTCCACGACCCTCAAATTCTAATATCCCTCTATCTCTTAACAACTGTAATTGCTGCCTGATTTTATCCTTAATGTAATTGTTATTAGGATACTTGTTTTTGAGGCTATCTTCAAATTTATATACTTCATCAAGTGAAAAAGATTCTTTATCAATTGAGTCAACGCAGTTCATTATATCTAATATCCAACCTTTTGCAACTTTTGATTTTTGTCTTAGAAACAAAGTTTTTTTAAAGGATTCATTTACACGTTCTGCATCTATAACATTTGAGTTTTTAACTAAAAAAACTTTTCCTGCTTTAGAAATTTTTGAAATATCTATATTGCAGCCAATCCAACCTGCTCTTCTTGCAGTTTCTTTCAAAGGTGCCCGTTTAATTATGATGTCTTCAGTGAAAAACTGCTTTGGAATAATCAAAAAGTTTTCAACTTTCAATTCTTTATTGTAATTGAGAAAAAAGAAATTAGGGTTATTCTCCGCTTTTATTCTTTCAATCATAGAAGTATACGCACCATCTATTATTACATTTGAAAACTTGCCATTTTTACTTTTTAACTCAAACTCTTCATCACAAGAATTACAAAAAAAGTCAGCTACAGGTCTATTGTTAACAA is part of the Chitinophagaceae bacterium genome and encodes:
- a CDS encoding restriction endonuclease, translated to MNLTLNISKAEGYISKSQIGRVISEDWVKSNGYCPSCGKLPLNEFVNNRPVADFFCNSCDEEFELKSKNGKFSNVIIDGAYTSMIERIKAENNPNFFFLNYNKELKVENFLIIPKQFFTEDIIIKRAPLKETARRAGWIGCNIDISKISKAGKVFLVKNSNVIDAERVNESFKKTLFLRQKSKVAKGWILDIMNCVDSIDKESFSLDEVYKFEDSLKNKYPNNNYIKDKIRQQLQLLRDRGILEFEGRGKYRKI